Proteins encoded together in one Undibacterium sp. CCC3.4 window:
- a CDS encoding OFA family MFS transporter, protein MSQSALSWFAKERTVAGANFNRWLVPPAALAIHLCIGMAYGFSVFWLPLSRALGISSPLACPQEMGLLAELFTSQCDWKISTLTWIYTLFFVFLGSSAALFGKWLERVGPRRAAFASMLCWCGGLVIAAAGIYLHQMWLMWLGAGVIGGIGLGLGYISPVSTLIKWFPDRRGMATGMAIMGFGGGAMVGAPLADYLMRFFADQSGVGVWQTFLCMALIYCVFMTAGAFGYRVPATGWKPVTAAGATPAASNKMITQRHVHLEQAWKTPQFWLIWAVLCLNVSAGIGILGMASPLLQEIFGGKLLGVDLTFNQLSIAQKAQIATIAAGFTGLLSLFNIGGRFFWATCSDYIGRKATYFIFFVLGFVLYAAIPSTGKSGSLALFVLFFCIILSMYGGGFATVPAYLADMFGSQMVGAIHGRLLTAWATAGVLGPLLVSYLREYQLAHGVAKAEAYDITMYILAAMLALGCVCNFFVRPVAEDKFMSETELMNERGLAHERNAAPVAATAPAGAASGLFSVVLAWGAVGIPMACGIFLTLQKALILFK, encoded by the coding sequence ATGTCTCAATCTGCATTAAGTTGGTTTGCCAAAGAACGCACCGTGGCCGGTGCCAATTTCAACCGTTGGTTGGTGCCGCCGGCGGCACTGGCAATTCATTTATGTATCGGCATGGCCTATGGCTTTTCGGTATTTTGGTTGCCCTTATCGCGCGCGCTGGGTATCAGCAGCCCCTTGGCGTGTCCGCAAGAGATGGGTTTGCTGGCCGAATTATTCACCAGTCAATGTGACTGGAAAATTTCCACACTGACCTGGATTTATACCTTATTTTTTGTCTTCCTCGGCAGTTCGGCCGCCCTGTTTGGTAAATGGCTGGAACGGGTCGGTCCGCGCCGCGCCGCGTTTGCCTCGATGTTGTGCTGGTGTGGTGGTTTGGTGATCGCCGCCGCCGGCATCTACCTGCATCAAATGTGGTTGATGTGGTTGGGGGCCGGCGTGATCGGCGGCATAGGCTTAGGGCTAGGTTACATTTCGCCGGTATCGACTCTGATCAAATGGTTTCCTGATCGTCGCGGCATGGCCACCGGCATGGCGATCATGGGTTTCGGCGGCGGTGCCATGGTTGGCGCACCCTTGGCCGATTATCTGATGCGCTTTTTCGCGGATCAAAGCGGGGTAGGGGTGTGGCAAACTTTTCTGTGCATGGCGCTGATCTACTGCGTCTTCATGACCGCCGGTGCCTTCGGCTATCGCGTGCCAGCGACTGGTTGGAAGCCGGTCACTGCGGCAGGTGCTACGCCAGCGGCATCGAATAAAATGATTACCCAGCGTCATGTCCATCTGGAGCAAGCCTGGAAAACGCCACAATTCTGGCTGATCTGGGCCGTCTTGTGCCTCAATGTTTCGGCCGGCATCGGCATTCTCGGCATGGCTTCGCCTTTGCTGCAGGAAATTTTCGGGGGTAAATTACTGGGCGTCGATCTGACGTTCAATCAACTCTCGATTGCGCAGAAAGCCCAGATCGCCACCATCGCCGCCGGCTTCACCGGCTTGCTCTCACTGTTTAATATCGGTGGCCGCTTCTTTTGGGCGACGTGCTCTGATTACATCGGCCGTAAAGCCACGTATTTCATCTTCTTCGTCTTGGGCTTCGTACTCTATGCTGCCATTCCGAGTACCGGCAAGAGCGGCAGCCTGGCCTTGTTCGTGTTATTTTTCTGTATTATCTTATCGATGTACGGCGGTGGCTTTGCTACCGTGCCGGCATATTTGGCTGACATGTTCGGCTCCCAGATGGTCGGTGCGATTCATGGCCGTTTGTTGACAGCTTGGGCCACCGCCGGTGTGCTCGGTCCTTTGCTGGTAAGCTATTTGCGTGAGTATCAATTGGCCCACGGCGTCGCTAAGGCCGAGGCTTACGACATCACCATGTACATCTTGGCCGCCATGCTGGCGCTGGGCTGTGTCTGTAACTTTTTTGTGCGGCCGGTGGCGGAAGATAAATTCATGAGTGAGACTGAACTCATGAATGAGCGTGGTCTGGCGCACGAACGCAATGCCGCCCCAGTCGCGGCGACAGCGCCGGCCGGCGCAGCGAGCGGTTTGTTCAGTGTGGTCTTGGCTTGGGGTGCCGTTGGCATTCCTATGGCTTGCGGTATTTTCTTGACCTTGCAAAAAGCGCTGATTTTATTTAAATAA
- a CDS encoding FdhF/YdeP family oxidoreductase, which produces MSKKVVQVYNRPAGGWGALKSVAQQIFEQGIPGKGARTLLSANQPDGFDCPGCAWPDADHTSTFEFCENGAKAVAAESTARRATADFIAGFTVAQLSEQSDHWLEAQGRLTQPLQYDRQSDSYQVISWPAAFELMAMHLHALPSPHDAIFYTSGRTSNEAAFLYQLFVREFGTNNFPDCSNMCHEPSGLAMRSAIGTGKGTVLLDDFQKTDAIFIFGQNPGTNHPRMLGELRAASKRGAAIVAFNPLRERGLEKFQNPQDLSEMLGGRATAISSQYMQLKIGGDLAAVKGIIKAVLEADLLAQAKGTPRLLDLDFIAEHTAHFEVFAADVLAEPWSVICTEAGLERSEIEMAAQTYLRAGSVIACWGMGITQHKHSVATIQMIINLLLLRGNIGRPGAGVCPVRGHSNVQGDRTMGINEQPSAAFLARLGEVFDFTPPQQAGFDTVAAIHAMLAAPNKVFFAMGGNFASATPDTELTHRALRQCALTVHVTTKLNRSHLVCGREALILPCLGRTEIDIQASGPQSVTVEDSMSMVHLSAGINAPASPHLLSETMIVARLAHAVLQGRSKTDWLALAADYDLIRDKIAAVFDDFADFNARVKVPGGFHLRNRAAERIWQTDNGKASFHAHAVPTDLPIHQARRTHSGPVFNLATMRSHDQYNTTIYGLNDRYRGVFGERRVVFINQLDIDALGRTAGDWIDLESVADDGVRRQVQRFMLVAYPIPRGCLAAYFPETNGLVALDSYADGARTPTSKSIPVLITPHLPKASIPAD; this is translated from the coding sequence ATGAGTAAAAAGGTAGTCCAGGTTTACAATCGTCCGGCCGGCGGCTGGGGCGCGCTTAAAAGCGTGGCGCAACAAATTTTTGAGCAAGGCATACCGGGCAAGGGTGCACGTACCCTGTTGTCGGCCAATCAGCCCGATGGCTTTGATTGTCCTGGCTGCGCCTGGCCCGATGCCGATCACACCTCGACCTTCGAGTTTTGCGAAAACGGTGCCAAAGCGGTGGCGGCAGAATCGACGGCGCGGCGTGCTACTGCCGATTTCATCGCTGGTTTTACAGTAGCGCAATTGTCGGAACAAAGTGATCACTGGCTAGAGGCACAGGGGCGCTTGACCCAGCCGCTGCAATACGACCGCCAGAGCGATAGCTATCAAGTGATTTCCTGGCCGGCCGCATTCGAGCTGATGGCCATGCACCTGCATGCCTTGCCGTCGCCGCATGATGCGATTTTTTATACTTCTGGTCGCACCAGTAATGAAGCGGCTTTTCTGTACCAATTATTCGTGCGTGAATTCGGTACCAATAATTTTCCCGATTGTTCCAATATGTGCCATGAGCCATCCGGCTTGGCCATGCGCAGCGCGATCGGCACTGGCAAGGGCACGGTACTGCTCGATGATTTTCAAAAGACCGATGCCATTTTCATCTTTGGTCAGAATCCTGGTACCAATCATCCGCGTATGCTGGGTGAATTGCGCGCGGCATCCAAACGCGGTGCCGCCATCGTCGCCTTTAATCCGCTGCGCGAGCGCGGCTTGGAGAAATTTCAAAACCCGCAAGATTTAAGCGAAATGCTGGGCGGGCGGGCGACCGCGATTTCCTCTCAGTATATGCAACTCAAAATCGGCGGCGATCTGGCTGCCGTCAAAGGCATCATCAAAGCTGTGCTGGAAGCCGATCTGCTGGCCCAGGCTAAAGGCACGCCACGCTTGCTTGATCTGGACTTCATCGCCGAGCACACTGCGCATTTCGAGGTGTTTGCCGCCGATGTGTTGGCCGAACCGTGGTCGGTGATTTGTACTGAGGCCGGGCTGGAACGCAGCGAGATCGAGATGGCGGCGCAGACTTATCTGCGCGCCGGCAGTGTGATCGCCTGCTGGGGCATGGGCATCACCCAGCACAAGCATTCGGTAGCGACGATACAGATGATTATCAACTTGCTGCTGTTGCGCGGCAATATAGGTCGGCCCGGCGCCGGGGTCTGCCCGGTGCGGGGGCACAGCAATGTGCAGGGCGACCGCACTATGGGTATCAATGAACAACCGAGTGCGGCGTTTTTGGCGCGTTTGGGCGAAGTGTTCGATTTCACGCCGCCACAGCAAGCCGGCTTTGATACGGTGGCGGCGATCCACGCCATGCTGGCGGCACCGAATAAAGTATTTTTTGCCATGGGCGGCAACTTTGCCAGCGCCACACCCGATACCGAACTCACCCATCGCGCCTTGCGTCAGTGTGCGTTGACTGTGCATGTCACCACTAAACTCAACCGCAGTCATCTCGTTTGCGGGCGCGAAGCGCTGATTCTGCCTTGCCTCGGACGCACCGAAATCGATATCCAAGCCAGTGGCCCGCAGTCGGTCACGGTGGAAGATTCGATGAGCATGGTCCATCTGTCGGCCGGCATCAATGCCCCAGCTTCCCCGCATTTGCTATCGGAAACCATGATCGTGGCGCGCTTGGCGCACGCGGTGCTGCAGGGCCGTAGTAAAACCGATTGGCTGGCGCTGGCGGCTGATTATGATTTGATACGCGATAAAATCGCCGCCGTTTTCGATGATTTCGCCGACTTCAATGCCCGCGTTAAAGTACCGGGCGGCTTTCATTTGCGCAATCGTGCGGCCGAACGAATTTGGCAAACTGACAATGGCAAAGCCAGCTTCCATGCCCACGCCGTACCGACTGATTTGCCGATCCATCAAGCGCGCCGCACACACAGCGGTCCGGTATTCAATCTGGCGACCATGCGCTCGCATGACCAATACAACACCACCATTTACGGTTTGAACGACCGCTATCGCGGCGTCTTCGGTGAGCGTCGGGTCGTCTTCATTAATCAACTCGATATCGATGCACTGGGCCGTACTGCCGGTGATTGGATCGACCTCGAGAGTGTGGCAGACGATGGCGTGCGCCGCCAAGTTCAACGCTTCATGCTGGTGGCGTATCCGATTCCACGCGGCTGTTTGGCGGCGTATTTCCCCGAAACCAACGGTCTGGTGGCGCTCGACAGTTATGCCGACGGTGCCCGTAC